The window CCTCGAAGTACGACACGACCCGCCCGGCCGGCTGCACGCCCAGCGCCTGGGTGAGGCGCCGCAGCCGCCGGGTGTCCTCGGCGGCGACCACGTCCGCTCCCGCCAGTTCCTCGGCGAGCCGGGGCGGGGCGTCCTGGATGTCGCCGATGGGGGTGCCTGCCAAAACAAGGGTTCCTGTCACGTTTCCATCCTCGCAGGGCGCATCCACGGGACTCCCACAGACGTGTTCCCTACGATGGCGCGGTGACCAGTACCGCGTCCTCCACGGACACCCGGCAGGGCCAGGCGACCCACGAGCAGCGGCCTTCGTGGCAGCAGCGGCTGCGCCGATTCGGCTACACGGCGGCGCCCAGAAGCGACGTACGCGACCGGCTCGTCCCGCCGTACGTCCAGCCCAGCCCGCGGATGTGGCAGTTCCTCGGCGTCCCGCGGCCGCTCGCCGAGCGGGTCGCGCGCTGGTCCGGCTGGGTCGGTCCGCTGCTGGTGACGCTGCTGGCGGGAGTGCTGCGGTTCTGGAACCTCGGCAGCCCGAAGAAGGTGATATTCGACGAGACGTACTACGCCAAGGACGCGTGGGGGCTCGTCCACCGCGGCTTCGAGGTCAACTGGGACAAGAACGCCAACGACCTGATCCTGTCGACGAACGGTCACGTCCCGATCCCCACGGACGCGGCGTATGTCGTGCATCCGCCGGTCGGCAAGTACGTCATCGGGCTCGGCGAGCTGATGTTCGGGTTCAACCCGTTCGGCTGGCGGTTCATGACGGCGCTGCTCGGCACGCTCGCCGTCCTGATGCTGTGCCGCATCGGCCGCCGTATCTTCCGCTCCACCTTCCTCGGCTGCCTCGCGGGCGGGCTGATGGCGGTGGACGGGCTGGCCTTCGTGATGGCCCGCACCTCGCTGCTCGACGGGGTGCTGATGTTCTTCGTGCTGGCGGCGTTCGGCTGCCTCGTCATCGACCGGGACCGGGCCCGCGCGAAACTCGCGGCCGCGCTGCCCGCCGACGCCGACGGCCGGGTCCGCCCCGACGCGCACACCGCCGAGACCCTGCGCCTCGGCGGGCGCCCCTGGCGCTGGATGGCCGGTCTGATGCTGGGCCTGGCCATCGGCACCAAGTGGAACGGCCTGTACTTCCTGGTCGCGTTCGGCCTGATGACGGTCCTCTGGGACGTCGGCGCCCGCAAGGTCGCCGGCGCCCGCTACCCGTACACCGCGGTCCTCAAGCGCGACCTGGGCTTCGCCTTCCTGGCGACCGTGCCGGTGGCGATCGTCACGTATTTCGTGTCGTGGACGGGTTGGATCCTCTCGCCCACGGACGGCACCGGCGGCTACTACCGCGACTGGGCGTCCGCCGACGGCCGCAGCAGCAGTTGGTCGTGGCTGTTCCCCGACTGGTGGCTGAGCCTGTGGCACTACGAGCACCAGGTGTACGAGTTCCACGTCGGCCTGTCGTCCCCGCACACCTACCAGTCCAACCCGTGGAGCTGGATCGTCGACGGCCGCCCGGTGTCGTTCTTCTACGAGTCCCCCCTGCCCGGCAAGGACGGCTGCCCCGCCGACGCGGGCGAGAAGTGCGCGCGCGAGGTACTGGCGATCGGCACGCCACTGCTGTGGTGGGTGGCCGCCTTCGCGGTCCTGTACATCCTGTGGCGCTGGCTCTTGCGCCGCGACTGGCGGGCGGGCGCCATCGCCTGCGGCGTCGTGGCCGGCTACCTCCCCTGGTTCCTCTACCAGGAACGCACGATCTTCTTCTTCTACGCCGTCGTCTTCCTCCCCTTCCTCTGCCTGGCCGTAGCCATGCTCCTCGGCGCGATCATCGGCCCACCACGCGCCGGCGAGACCCGCCGGGTGGCGGGGGCGACGGGGGCGGGCGTACTGGTGCTGCTGATCGCCTGGAACTTCATCTACTTCTGGCCGATCTACACGGGCACGGCGATCCCGGTCGACGACTGGCGGTCGCGGATGTGGCTGGATACGTGGGTGTAGTTTGCGTAACAGGAGCAGTCGATGATCGTTCACTGAACATGAACGTAACCAAACGAACACTCGCTGTCATCGCCCTCGCCGGCGCAGCTGTCCTGTCGGCCACCACCGTCGCCAACGCCGACACGCGCGATGCGCGCGACACGCAGCCCGCGCAGACGTCCACCAACCTGGTGTACCCGTACTCGGCCGCCTACCCGCCGGGCATCCTCCCCTTGGCGGCTGCTCCCGCGGCCGCCATTCTCTTCGGCGTCCTCTGAAGATCGTCTCCCGCTGAGCGCTGCGGCCGGCCGACCAGGCCGACCGCAGCGCTCAGTCGCGTCTACGGCGTTACGACGCTCTTCGGTCACTCCACCGCCCATAAAGCGGCCAACAAAAGAAAACTCCTCCCACAGTGTTCCCTCACGCCACTTACAGTGCGGAGGACGAAAACGGGGAGGGGACCATGTCCAAGGGGGTCAAGGCTGCCGTCATAGGCGGAGTGTTCGCCGTGATGGTGGGTGGAGCCGGGTACGGCGCGTACAACGTGATGTCCGCGTTGAACGGCGGCGGGGCGACAGGACAGGGCGGTGGGCCGGCGCCGGTGCGGTCCGGGCCGCCCAGCGGGGACGAGGTCAAGGAGACCACGGCGAAGTTCTTCGCGGCCTGGGAGAAGGGGCAGGCGGCGCGGGCGGCGTCGTACACGAACAACGACGCGGCCGCGGAGACCGTACTCACGTCCTACGGCAAGGCCGCGCACATCACCGGCGTGAAGATCACGCCGGGTGCAGCGAAGGGCGCCACCGTGCCGTACACGGTGAAGGCCAAGGTGTCCTACAGCGGGAAGTCCGAGCCGCTCAGCTACAAAAGTCAGCTCACCGTCGTGCGCGGGCTCACCACCGGGCGGGCCCTCGTCGACTGGCAACCGACCGTGATCCACCCGGAGTTGAGGAAGGACGACACCCTCGTCACCGGCGAGGCGGCCAGCCCGCCCATCGAGGCTGTCGACCGCAACGGCACCGTGCTGACGAAGGACAAGTACCCCTCGCTCGGCCCGATCCTGGACACGCTGCGCGAGCGGTACGGCAGCAAGGCCGGCGGCTCGCCCGGCATCGAGCTGGCGATACGGCACGCCGACGAGTCGCCGGACACCTCGCTGCTGACCCTCGCGAAGGGCAAGCCCGGCAAGCTGGAGACGACGCTCAGCGCGAGCGCGCAGGCGGCGGCGGAGAAGGCGGTGAAGCAGTACGACCAGTCCTCGGTGGTGGCCCTCAAGCCGAGCACCGGCGAGGTGCTGGCGGTGGCCAACCACCGTGACGACGCCTTCAACGCGGCCTTCGAGGGCAAGGTCGCCCCGGGCTCCACGATGAAGATCATCACCGCGGCGATGCTCATCGACAACGGCGTGACCTCGATGAACGGCCCGGCGCCTTGCCCTGACACGGCGATGTGGCAGAGCCAGAACTTCAAGAACCTCAAAGGGCTGAAGGCCGACGAGACCGCGAACGCCACGCTCGCAGGCGGTTTCGCGCGCTCGTGCAACACGGCCTTCATCAAGCTCATCGACGAGGACCCGCTCACGGACGCCTCGCTGACGCAGGAGGCCGAGGAGCGATTCGGGCTCGGCCGGGGCGACTGGAAGACCGGCATCACGTCCGTCGACGGCAGCGTCCCCGCCTCCTCCGGCCCGGACCGCGCGGCCAACGCCATCGGCCAGGGCCAGGTCCAGATGAACCCGCTGAACATGGCGTCGGTGACGGCCACCGCGATCACGGGCACGTTCCGGCAGCCGTATCTGGTCTCGCGCGACCTCGACGACCGGCAGTTCGCCACCGCCGACGGGCTGCGGGCGAGCACCGCCGCCCAGCTGAAGCAGATGATGCGGCTGACCGCGACCTCGCCCCAGGGCACCGCCGTGCGGGTCATGGCCGGGCTCGGCGGCGACATCGGTGCCAAGACCGGTTCCGCCGAGATCGACGGAAAGGCCACCTCCGACAGCTGGTTCACCGGCTTCCGCAATGATGTGGCGGCCGCGGCCCTGTCCCAGCAGGGCGGCCACGGCGGCGACGCGGCCGGGCCGATTGTCGCAGACGTGCTACGAGCTTCCGGCTGAACTTATCCCCCGCAGCACGGGACTCTAGGGTGGTCGTCGTCGTTGGTATGCGTGAGGTCGGCGGGGCGGCGGGGGCCCCTGGATACGCGAGGGAACGGAAAGAAGTGGGTAACAGAAGGCTCGTCGCCGAGCGACGGAAGACCAACCCCGCGGTGCTCGGCGGGATGATCGCCGTGGTCATCGGCGGCGCCGGGTTCGGAGCCTACGCCCTGTTCGGCGGCGGGGCCGTCGCCGACAGCCGTACGCAGTCGACGTCGGCGAGCGCCGACGACAAGGCGAAGGACGTCAAGACCGGCCCACTGTCCGCGACCGAGGTCACGTCCGCGGCCCGGGAGTTCCTCACCGCCTGGCAGCAGGGCAAGGTGACCGAGGCGGCCGCCGCCACGGACGACACCGCGGCCGCCACGGCCCTGCTGACCGGCTACACCAAGGACGCCCACATCAAGGACGTCACCCTCACCGCCGGCCCCCGCACCGGCGACAAGGTTCCCTTCTCCGTGAAGGGCACGGTGTCGTACAAGGGCACCGAGAAGCCGCTGACGTACGACAGTTCGCTCACCGTCGTCCGCCGCGCCGAGGACGGCAAGCCGCTCGTCGCGTGGCACTCCGCGATCGTCCACCCCGACCTGAAGGACGGCGACACGCTGGTCACCGGCGAGTCCGGCACCCCGCCGGTCAAGGCGCTCGACCGGGACGGCGGCGAGCTGACGGAGGCCGAGTACCCGTCGCTGGGCTCGGTCCTGGACGGGCTGCGCGAGAAGTACGGCGAGAAGGCCGGCGGCAAGGCGGGCGTCGAGCTCCAGGTGATCCGCGGCAAGGAGTCCAAGGAAGCCGAGCTGTCCGACAAGTCCCTGCTGGAGCTGAGCAAGGGCACGCCGGGCACCGTGAAGACGACGCTGAGCCCGACGATGCAGGCCGCCGCGGAGAAGCAGGTGGCCGCCAAGGACAAGGCGTCGGTGGTCGTCCTGCGCCCCTCGACCGGCGAGATCCTGGCGGTCGCGAACTCCTCGCACGGCTTCAACACCGCCTTCCAGGGCTCCCTCGCGCCGGGCTCCACGATGAAGGTCATCACCTCGTCGCTGCTGATCGAGAAGGGCCTCGCGTCGGCGGACAAGCAGCACCCCTGCCCGAAGTACTTCACGTACGGCCACTGGAAGTTCCAGAACGACGACAAGTTCGAGATCAAGGGCGGCACCTTCAAGGCGAGCTTCGCCCGCTCCTGCAACACGGCCTTCATCAGCCAGGCCCCCGAGCTGGACAACGACAGCCTGACCAAGCAGGCCCAGCAGGTCTTCGGCCTCTCCATGAACAACTGGTCCGTCGGCGTGCCGACCTTCGACGGCGGCGTCCCGGTCCAGTCGCAGGCCCAGATGGCGGCCTCGCTGATCGGCCAGGGCGGGGTGCGGATGAACCCGCTGAACATGGCGTCGGTCTCGGCGACGATCAAGACGGGCACCTTCAAGCAGCCCTACCTGGTGGCCCCGACGGTCGACAACCGCACCCTCGCCACCGCCTCCCGCACCATGTCGCAGTCCACGGTGTCGCAACTGCGCGAGCTGATGGCCTACACGGCGGCCTACGGCACGGCGGCCGAGGCGATGTCCGGGGTCACCGGTGACGTCGGCGCGAAGACCGGCTCGGCGGAGGTCGACGGTCAGAAGAAGCCGAACGGCTGGTTCACCGCGTACCGGGGCGACCTCGCGGCAGCGGGCGTGGTCCAGTCGGGCGGCCACGGCGGCGACACGGCGGGCCCGATCGTGGCGGCGCTGCTGAAGATGGGCGGCTGAAGCCGGGCGACTGAGGCTGGGCGGCTGAAGCTCAGCGCGCCACCGGTGCGGCGGCCAGATACGTCCGCCGCAGGAACCTCATCAGCGCCTTCGACTCGAACTGCACCACCGACACCCCCTGCGCGGAGTGGAACTCCACCACGGCCTGCACCCGGCCGCACGGCCACACCCGTATCTCGCCGCTCCCCGCGGGGGCACGCAGCCCCTGTTCCAGCAGGGAGCGCGAGAACGTCCACTCGTGTTCCTCGCGGCCGGGCAACCGCACGCGCACCGAGCGCGGATCGGTCTCGGGGTCATAGCGCAGGACGACCGGGACGGCCTCCTGCTCCTCCTGCAAGAGGTCGGCGTCGGTGACGATATGGGCTCGGGCGTACTGTTCGACTACCGACATCGGACGGCCCCTTACGCTGCGTGACCTGTGCGAAAGCTGTGCCTCCGCTCCCCCTCCAATGTCGCATATCTTGCGGAAAGCGCTCCCTGGAGCCGACGTATCTCACATGCGCGATACACAAGTGCGACAGACAAGCTCCTCGCTCTTGCAACCCATTCGCATTAAGCCACTATCATCGAACGGTGCACGTACCTGACGGATTCATCGACGCCCCCACCTCCGCCGTGACCGCAGCGGTCGCCGCGGCCGCGGTCGCCGTGAGCCTGCGCGGTGCGCGCCGCGAGCTCGACGAGCGGACGGCGCCGCTGGCCGGTCTGGTGGCGGCGTTCATCTTTGCGGTGCAGATGCTGAACTTCCCGGTCGCGGCCGGGACCAGCGGTCATCTGCTCGGTGGCGCCCTGGCCGCGATACTCGTCGGCCCCTATACCGGCGCGCTGTGCATCTCCGTCGTCCTGCTGATGCAGGGCATCCTCTTCGCGGACGGCGGCCTGACCGCGCTCGGCGTGAACATCACCAACATGGCGATCGTCGGCGTCGTCGTCGCCTACGTCGTCTTCCGTGGCCTGGTGAAGGTCCTGCCGAAGACGCGGCGGTCGATCACCGCCGCCTCCTTCGTCGCCTCGGTGGTCTCGGTGCCGGCCGCGGCCCTCGCGTTCACGCTCCTGTTCTGGATCGGCGGCACCACCGACGTCCCGATCGGCAAGGTCGCCACCGCGATGGTCGGCGTCCACCTGCTGATCGGCATCGGCGAGGCCGCGATCACCGCGCTGACCATCGGCGCCGTCATCGCCGTACGCCCGGACCTCGTGTACGGCGCCCGTGACCTGCGGCAGCCGTTGAAGCTGCGGGTCGGCGGCGAGCTCGTCGACGCTCCCGCGGCCGGGGCCGCGCAGCCGGTCGCGGCCCGCACCTCGCGCCGCACGCTGTGGATCAGCGGCCTGGTCACCTCCCTCGTCCTCGCCGGGTTCGTCAGCTTCTACGCCTCCGCCAGCCCCGACGGTCTGGAGAAGGTCGCCGAGGACAAGGGGTTCGCCCAGTCCGCCGAGAAGCACGCGGGCGCCGACTCTCCCCTCGCCGACTACGGCGTCAAGGCCATCGACAACGCCCGTCTGTCCGGCGGCCTCGCCGGTGTGATCGGCGTCGGCGCCACGGTCGTCGCGGGCACCGGCATCTTCTGGGCGGTGCGCCGGCGTCGTACGGACGAGGCGGCCGACGTGTCGCCCACGAGCGCCGGGGTCTGACGTGGGCGCAGGGCACGCGCACCGGCTCTACCGGCACGGGCACTCGCCCGTGCACGGCCTGCCGCCGCACACCAAGCTCGCCGCCACGTTCGCGTTCGTGGTGGTCGTGGTGTCGACGCCGCGGGAGGTGATGTGGGCGTTCGGCCTGTACGCCGTACTGCTCGCGCTCGTCGCGTACGCCGCGCGCGTGCCCGCCGGGTTTCTGCTGAAGCGGCTGCTGATCGAGGTGCCGTTCGTCGCGTTCGCGGTGCTGATGCCGTTCGTGGCGGAGGGCGAGCGGGTCGAGGTGCTGGGCATGTCGCTGAGCGTCGGCGGACTGTGGGGCGCCTGGAACGTGCTCGCCAAGGGGACCTTGGGCGTCGCCGCCTCCGTACTCCTCGCCTCCACGACCGAGCTGCGTGAACTGCTCCTCGGCCTCCAGCGGTTGAAGCTTCCGCCGCTGCTCGTGCAGATCGCGTCCTTCATGATCCGGTACGGCGATGTCATCACGGACGAGATGCGGCGGATGCGCATCGCCCGTGAGTCGCGCGGCTTCGAGGCGAAGGGCGTGCGCCACTGGGGCGTCCTCGCGAAGTCGGCGGGCGCGCTGTTCATCCGGTCCTACGAGCGTGGCGAGCGCGTGCATCTGGCCATGGTCAGCCGCGGGTACGCCGGTTCGATGCCGGTGATCGACGAGGTGACCGCGTCCCGGGCGCAGTGGTCGTACGCCCTCGCCCTCCCCTTCGCCGCCCTCGTCGTCTGTCTGCTGGGATGGACCCTGTGAGTACTGCTTCCCTGGAGGTCTCCGGCCTCGCCTTCGCCTACCCCGACGGCCACCAGGCCCTGTTCGGCGTGGACTTCTCGATCGCGCGCGGCGAGCGGGTCGCGCTGCTCGGGCCGAACGGCGCCGGCAAGACGACCCTCGTCCTCCACCTCAACGGCATCCTGACCGGCGGCACGGGCACCGTGCACGTCGCCGGGCTGCCCGTCGGCAAGCAGCACATGGCCGAGATCAGGCGCCGGGTCGGGATCGTCTTCCAGGACCCGGACGACCAGCTGTTCATGCCGACGGTCCGCGAGGACGTCGCCTTCGGTCCGGCGGCGGCCGGGCTCAAGGGCCCGGAGCTGGAGGAGCGGGTCGACCGGGCGCTGGAGCGGGTCGGCATGGCGGAGTTCAAGGACCGTCCGCCGCACCATCTCTCCTTCGGCCAGCGGCGCCGGGTCGCGGTGGCGACCGTGCTCGCGATGGAGCCGGAGATCCTCGTCCTGGACGAGCCGTCCTCCAACCTCGACCCCGCCTCCCGCCGCGAACTGGCCGACATCCTGCGCTCGTTGGACGTCACCGTGCTCATGGTCACGCACGACCTGCCGTACGCCCTGGAGCTGTGCCCGCGCTCCCTCATCCTCAGCGAGGGCGTGATCGCGGCGGACGGCAAGACGGCGGAGCTGCTGTCCGACGACGAGCTGATGCGCGCCCATCGCCTGGAGCTGCCGTTCGGCTTCGATCCGCGGTCCGTGACAATGGGCGCGTGACGAACGAGGAGACCAAGGGCTCGCTGTTGCTCGACGAGCAACTGTGCTTCGCGCTGTACGCCGCTCAGCGCGCCGTGACGGCCGCCTATCGCCCGCTCCTCGACGAGCTCGGCCTCACCTACCCGCAGTACCTCGTCCTGCTGGTCCTCTGGGAGCGCGGCGAGATGACGGTGAAGGAACTGGCGGCTGCCCTTCGGCTCGACTACGGGACCGTCTCCCCGCTGCTGAAGCGGCTGGAGGCGGCGGGGCTGGTTCGGCGGGAGCGGTCGGCGCGGGACGAGCGGTCGGTGCTCGTCACGGTCACCAGCCAGGGCGAAGCGCTGCGGGAGCGCGCGGAGTGCGTACCGGGCGCGCTGCTCGCGGAGACCGGGCTCGGCGGCCCGGAGGTGGAGCGGCTGCGCAAGGAGCTGTGGCAGCTGGCGGCGAAGGCGACGGCGGTCGCCGACCGCAACCGCTGATCTCGCCTTACCCATGGTTACTACCCCCTGGTAACAGCAAACCTCCTACCGGCAAGTACCTTGTGCACGATGTACTTGTGCGCCCAGCGGCGCGCCGCACATTGACACAGCTTCTGGGGGAGGGCCAATCATGACCGCCGAGGACACTGCCGTCGACACCCGTCCGACGAAGATCATGTACGTCGCCGAGGCCACCGCGCACGGCGGCCGGGACGGCTATGTCACCAGCCAGGACGGCCAGATCCAGCTCAAGGTCGCGATGCCGCCGGAGCTCGGCGGCGACGGCAACGGCACCAACCCCGAGCAGCTGTTCGCCGCCGGCTACAGCTCCTGCTTCCACAACGCGCTGATCCTGGTCGGCAACCGCGAGGGCTACGACCTCACCGGATCCACCGTCGCCGCCAAGGTCGGCATCGGCCCCAACAAGCACCGCGGCTACGGCCTCGCGGTCGCCCTCAGCGTCTCCCTGCCGGTGCTGGACGCGGACATCGCGGCCAAGCTGGTGGACGCGGCGCACGAGGTCTGCCCGTACTCCAACGCGACCCGGGGGAACATCGACGTCACCATCCTGCTTGGGTAGAAGGGCACCCGCACAAAGCAGGACGAGGAGACGGACGTGAGCGTGAACGGCACAGTGGCCGAGGGCTTCGAGCCGGTCAGGGAGACGTTCGCACGGAACTTCGCCGCGCTCGGCGAGCGGGGCGCCGCCGTCGCCGTGTACCGGGACGGGCGCAAGGTCGTCGACCTGTGGGCCGGCACGAAGGACGTCGACGGTACGCAGGCGTGGCAGCACGGCACCGCGCAGGTCGTGCGCTCGGCGACCAAGGGCGTCGCCGCCGCCGTACTTCTCCTCCTGCACCAGCGCGGAGATCTGGACCTGGACGCCCCCGTGGGCGATTACTGGCCGGAGTTCAAGGCGCACGGCAAGGAGCGGCTGCTGGTCCGGCATGTGCTGAACCACCGCGCCGGGCTCCCGGTGCTCGACCGCCCGCTCACGCCCGAGGAGGCGCTGGACCCGCATCGCGGCCCGGCGGCGGTGGCCGCGCAGGCGCCCGCGTGGGAGCCGGGCACCGACCACGGCTATCACGCGCTGACGTACGGCTGGCTGCTGGACGAACTGGTCCGGCGGGTGACGGGGCGGTGGGCCGGCGAGTGGCTCGCAGCGGAGGTCGCCGGGCCGCTGGGCCTGGACCTGTGGCTGGGGCTGCCGGAGTCGGAGGCGGGACGGGTGGGCCGTACCGGCCGGGTCGAGGGCCCCGAGCCGGTGGGCGGACTGCGCTCACGCCCGAAGCGCTCGGTCACCGAGGCCTACGACGACCC of the Streptomyces sp. T12 genome contains:
- a CDS encoding dolichyl-phosphate-mannose--protein mannosyltransferase, with translation MTSTASSTDTRQGQATHEQRPSWQQRLRRFGYTAAPRSDVRDRLVPPYVQPSPRMWQFLGVPRPLAERVARWSGWVGPLLVTLLAGVLRFWNLGSPKKVIFDETYYAKDAWGLVHRGFEVNWDKNANDLILSTNGHVPIPTDAAYVVHPPVGKYVIGLGELMFGFNPFGWRFMTALLGTLAVLMLCRIGRRIFRSTFLGCLAGGLMAVDGLAFVMARTSLLDGVLMFFVLAAFGCLVIDRDRARAKLAAALPADADGRVRPDAHTAETLRLGGRPWRWMAGLMLGLAIGTKWNGLYFLVAFGLMTVLWDVGARKVAGARYPYTAVLKRDLGFAFLATVPVAIVTYFVSWTGWILSPTDGTGGYYRDWASADGRSSSWSWLFPDWWLSLWHYEHQVYEFHVGLSSPHTYQSNPWSWIVDGRPVSFFYESPLPGKDGCPADAGEKCAREVLAIGTPLLWWVAAFAVLYILWRWLLRRDWRAGAIACGVVAGYLPWFLYQERTIFFFYAVVFLPFLCLAVAMLLGAIIGPPRAGETRRVAGATGAGVLVLLIAWNFIYFWPIYTGTAIPVDDWRSRMWLDTWV
- a CDS encoding penicillin-binding transpeptidase domain-containing protein, which gives rise to MSKGVKAAVIGGVFAVMVGGAGYGAYNVMSALNGGGATGQGGGPAPVRSGPPSGDEVKETTAKFFAAWEKGQAARAASYTNNDAAAETVLTSYGKAAHITGVKITPGAAKGATVPYTVKAKVSYSGKSEPLSYKSQLTVVRGLTTGRALVDWQPTVIHPELRKDDTLVTGEAASPPIEAVDRNGTVLTKDKYPSLGPILDTLRERYGSKAGGSPGIELAIRHADESPDTSLLTLAKGKPGKLETTLSASAQAAAEKAVKQYDQSSVVALKPSTGEVLAVANHRDDAFNAAFEGKVAPGSTMKIITAAMLIDNGVTSMNGPAPCPDTAMWQSQNFKNLKGLKADETANATLAGGFARSCNTAFIKLIDEDPLTDASLTQEAEERFGLGRGDWKTGITSVDGSVPASSGPDRAANAIGQGQVQMNPLNMASVTATAITGTFRQPYLVSRDLDDRQFATADGLRASTAAQLKQMMRLTATSPQGTAVRVMAGLGGDIGAKTGSAEIDGKATSDSWFTGFRNDVAAAALSQQGGHGGDAAGPIVADVLRASG
- a CDS encoding penicillin-binding transpeptidase domain-containing protein yields the protein MGNRRLVAERRKTNPAVLGGMIAVVIGGAGFGAYALFGGGAVADSRTQSTSASADDKAKDVKTGPLSATEVTSAAREFLTAWQQGKVTEAAAATDDTAAATALLTGYTKDAHIKDVTLTAGPRTGDKVPFSVKGTVSYKGTEKPLTYDSSLTVVRRAEDGKPLVAWHSAIVHPDLKDGDTLVTGESGTPPVKALDRDGGELTEAEYPSLGSVLDGLREKYGEKAGGKAGVELQVIRGKESKEAELSDKSLLELSKGTPGTVKTTLSPTMQAAAEKQVAAKDKASVVVLRPSTGEILAVANSSHGFNTAFQGSLAPGSTMKVITSSLLIEKGLASADKQHPCPKYFTYGHWKFQNDDKFEIKGGTFKASFARSCNTAFISQAPELDNDSLTKQAQQVFGLSMNNWSVGVPTFDGGVPVQSQAQMAASLIGQGGVRMNPLNMASVSATIKTGTFKQPYLVAPTVDNRTLATASRTMSQSTVSQLRELMAYTAAYGTAAEAMSGVTGDVGAKTGSAEVDGQKKPNGWFTAYRGDLAAAGVVQSGGHGGDTAGPIVAALLKMGG
- a CDS encoding SsgA family sporulation/cell division regulator; amino-acid sequence: MSVVEQYARAHIVTDADLLQEEQEAVPVVLRYDPETDPRSVRVRLPGREEHEWTFSRSLLEQGLRAPAGSGEIRVWPCGRVQAVVEFHSAQGVSVVQFESKALMRFLRRTYLAAAPVAR
- a CDS encoding energy-coupling factor ABC transporter permease codes for the protein MHVPDGFIDAPTSAVTAAVAAAAVAVSLRGARRELDERTAPLAGLVAAFIFAVQMLNFPVAAGTSGHLLGGALAAILVGPYTGALCISVVLLMQGILFADGGLTALGVNITNMAIVGVVVAYVVFRGLVKVLPKTRRSITAASFVASVVSVPAAALAFTLLFWIGGTTDVPIGKVATAMVGVHLLIGIGEAAITALTIGAVIAVRPDLVYGARDLRQPLKLRVGGELVDAPAAGAAQPVAARTSRRTLWISGLVTSLVLAGFVSFYASASPDGLEKVAEDKGFAQSAEKHAGADSPLADYGVKAIDNARLSGGLAGVIGVGATVVAGTGIFWAVRRRRTDEAADVSPTSAGV
- the cbiQ gene encoding cobalt ECF transporter T component CbiQ, with translation MGAGHAHRLYRHGHSPVHGLPPHTKLAATFAFVVVVVSTPREVMWAFGLYAVLLALVAYAARVPAGFLLKRLLIEVPFVAFAVLMPFVAEGERVEVLGMSLSVGGLWGAWNVLAKGTLGVAASVLLASTTELRELLLGLQRLKLPPLLVQIASFMIRYGDVITDEMRRMRIARESRGFEAKGVRHWGVLAKSAGALFIRSYERGERVHLAMVSRGYAGSMPVIDEVTASRAQWSYALALPFAALVVCLLGWTL
- a CDS encoding energy-coupling factor ABC transporter ATP-binding protein, translated to MDPVSTASLEVSGLAFAYPDGHQALFGVDFSIARGERVALLGPNGAGKTTLVLHLNGILTGGTGTVHVAGLPVGKQHMAEIRRRVGIVFQDPDDQLFMPTVREDVAFGPAAAGLKGPELEERVDRALERVGMAEFKDRPPHHLSFGQRRRVAVATVLAMEPEILVLDEPSSNLDPASRRELADILRSLDVTVLMVTHDLPYALELCPRSLILSEGVIAADGKTAELLSDDELMRAHRLELPFGFDPRSVTMGA
- a CDS encoding MarR family winged helix-turn-helix transcriptional regulator, with product MTNEETKGSLLLDEQLCFALYAAQRAVTAAYRPLLDELGLTYPQYLVLLVLWERGEMTVKELAAALRLDYGTVSPLLKRLEAAGLVRRERSARDERSVLVTVTSQGEALRERAECVPGALLAETGLGGPEVERLRKELWQLAAKATAVADRNR
- a CDS encoding organic hydroperoxide resistance protein, with the translated sequence MTAEDTAVDTRPTKIMYVAEATAHGGRDGYVTSQDGQIQLKVAMPPELGGDGNGTNPEQLFAAGYSSCFHNALILVGNREGYDLTGSTVAAKVGIGPNKHRGYGLAVALSVSLPVLDADIAAKLVDAAHEVCPYSNATRGNIDVTILLG
- a CDS encoding serine hydrolase domain-containing protein encodes the protein MSVNGTVAEGFEPVRETFARNFAALGERGAAVAVYRDGRKVVDLWAGTKDVDGTQAWQHGTAQVVRSATKGVAAAVLLLLHQRGDLDLDAPVGDYWPEFKAHGKERLLVRHVLNHRAGLPVLDRPLTPEEALDPHRGPAAVAAQAPAWEPGTDHGYHALTYGWLLDELVRRVTGRWAGEWLAAEVAGPLGLDLWLGLPESEAGRVGRTGRVEGPEPVGGLRSRPKRSVTEAYDDPNSLTRRAFAAITPFPDQNDPAYRAAALPATNGIATADGLARFYATLIGEVDGVRLFDPATVELARAQESAGPDRVLVVGTRFGLGYMLHGTASPLLGPGSFGHPGRGGALGFADPEAGIAFGYVTNGFRKTVTADPRAQGLIRAVRAALG